The Bacillus carboniphilus genome contains a region encoding:
- the glgB gene encoding 1,4-alpha-glucan branching enzyme produces the protein MSVLIPSDFDVHLFHEGSLFKSYNLFGAHMKNVDGVEGVCFTVWAPNAMDVRLVGDFNEWDGTHYPMRKINEQGIWSLFVPGMRSEQLYKYEIWTKSGQKKLKADPYAFFAEVKPNTASKVYDIGGYEWNDDKWYRKKKRKAVYDRPMFIYELNLASWKKHDDGSFLTYRELVEELIPYIKDHKFTHIELMPIIEHPYDRSWGYQGTGYFSATSRYGTPHDLMYFIDQCHQNDIGVIVDWVPGHFCKDEHGLYMFDGTPTYDYPIEKDRENYIWGTANFDLGKPEVQSFLISSAIFWIENYHIDGFRVDAVANMVYWQNSDELQPNPYAIAFLMKLNEAVFATDETILMIAEDSTDWPMVTGPTYDGGLGFNYKWNMGWMNDILTYMEAGFEERKHLHDKVSFSLIYAYSENFILPFSHDEVVHGKRSLLNKMPGDYWKKFAQFRLLLGYFTSHPGKKLLFMGSEFAQYDEWKDLEQLDWFITDYEMHSKAHQYTKDLIKLYLRSKPLYELDHHQDGFEWIDVNNREQRIFSFIRKGTNNQDQYLVVCNFSPEVYHQYKVGVLLKTRYVEVLNSDDEQYGGSGQVNKKDLPIIDEAYHGKPYHIEMTIPPLGISILRAVKKRGGKKVNDEKKVRSNASSRRKR, from the coding sequence ATGTCAGTATTAATTCCTTCCGATTTTGATGTCCATTTATTTCACGAAGGTTCCTTGTTTAAAAGTTACAACCTATTTGGCGCACATATGAAGAACGTTGACGGTGTTGAAGGAGTTTGTTTTACCGTATGGGCTCCAAATGCTATGGATGTACGCTTAGTTGGGGATTTTAATGAATGGGACGGTACACATTATCCAATGAGAAAAATAAATGAGCAAGGAATATGGTCTTTGTTTGTGCCAGGTATGAGAAGTGAACAATTATACAAATATGAAATATGGACAAAAAGCGGTCAAAAAAAGTTAAAAGCAGATCCATACGCCTTTTTTGCTGAGGTGAAACCAAATACTGCTTCTAAAGTTTATGACATAGGGGGATATGAATGGAACGATGATAAATGGTATCGGAAGAAAAAGAGAAAAGCAGTCTATGATCGTCCTATGTTTATTTATGAACTAAACTTAGCATCTTGGAAAAAACATGATGATGGATCCTTTTTGACTTATCGTGAGTTGGTAGAAGAGTTGATTCCGTATATTAAAGATCATAAATTTACTCACATTGAACTAATGCCAATCATTGAGCACCCATATGATCGCTCTTGGGGGTATCAAGGAACGGGCTATTTCTCTGCTACCAGTAGATACGGTACGCCTCATGACTTAATGTACTTTATTGATCAATGTCACCAAAATGATATAGGGGTAATTGTAGATTGGGTTCCTGGACATTTCTGTAAAGATGAGCATGGTTTATATATGTTTGATGGAACACCAACCTACGATTATCCTATCGAGAAGGACCGAGAAAACTATATATGGGGAACAGCAAACTTTGATTTAGGAAAACCAGAAGTTCAAAGCTTTCTTATTTCTTCAGCAATTTTTTGGATTGAGAACTATCATATTGATGGGTTTCGAGTAGATGCAGTTGCCAATATGGTTTATTGGCAAAATAGTGATGAGCTTCAACCTAATCCGTATGCTATTGCTTTCTTAATGAAATTGAATGAGGCGGTTTTTGCTACAGATGAAACGATCTTAATGATTGCAGAAGACTCAACGGATTGGCCAATGGTGACTGGTCCAACATATGATGGAGGACTAGGCTTCAACTATAAATGGAACATGGGATGGATGAATGACATTTTAACTTATATGGAAGCTGGATTCGAAGAAAGAAAACATTTGCATGATAAAGTATCTTTTTCCTTGATTTATGCTTATTCTGAAAACTTTATTTTACCTTTTTCTCACGATGAAGTCGTGCATGGGAAAAGATCGTTATTGAATAAAATGCCAGGTGATTATTGGAAAAAGTTTGCTCAATTCAGACTTCTACTAGGCTATTTCACTTCACATCCAGGAAAGAAATTATTATTTATGGGTAGTGAGTTCGCACAATATGATGAATGGAAAGATTTAGAGCAGTTAGATTGGTTTATTACTGATTATGAAATGCATAGTAAAGCTCATCAATACACGAAGGATTTAATAAAGCTCTATTTACGTTCAAAACCGTTATATGAATTGGACCATCATCAAGATGGATTTGAATGGATCGATGTTAACAACCGAGAGCAACGTATTTTTTCATTCATTCGAAAAGGAACGAATAATCAGGATCAATATTTAGTAGTATGTAACTTTTCTCCTGAAGTTTACCACCAATATAAAGTAGGGGTTTTACTTAAAACTCGTTATGTGGAAGTGTTAAATAGCGATGATGAACAATATGGGGGGTCTGGTCAAGTGAACAAAAAAGATTTGCCTATCATTGATGAAGCTTATCATGGGAAACCATATCATATAGAAATGACTATTCCGCCTTTAGGTATTTCAATTTTACGAGCAGTAAAAAAGCGAGGAGGGAAGAAAGTTAATGACGAAAAAAAAGTGCGTAGCAATGCTTCTAGCAGGAGGAAAAGGTAG